CGACAACGTCGCACCGGCGCTCTTCGGCGGACTCACGATCGCGTGGACGGGCGAGCGCGGACCGCAGCACAAGAAGCTGCTGGTGCACCGAGGGGTCTCCCCGCTGGTTCTCGTGCCGGCGTACACGATGTCGACCTCGCAGGCCCGATCCCTGCAGCCTCCGCAGGTCTCCACGGCCGACGCGGTGTTCAACGTCTCGCGCTCGGCACTGCTGATCGCCGCGTTGACCCAGAGCCCGGAGCTGCTGCTCGACGCGACAGCGGATCGCCTCCATCAGGACTACCGCGCCGAGGCGATGCCCGAGACGCAGCGCCTCGTCCAGGCCCTTCGCGCGGCCGGATTCGCCGCCGTGGTGTCGGGTGCCGGACCCAGCGTGCTCGTGCTGGCCGACGGCCCCGGAAGCCGTCAGGATGCCGTCGAACTGGCGGCCGAGGTCACCGACACCCCGTGGGAAGCGCTCCTGCTCGCGGTCGACGTTCGTGGTGGTACAGTGGGGGATCGAGCGGAGGGCTTCCACGAAGCTTCGTGAATCTGGCCCCATTGCAACTCTGCAAGACCCGCACGCGAACCCCTCGGCACTTGT
The sequence above is drawn from the Candidatus Microbacterium colombiense genome and encodes:
- the thrB gene encoding homoserine kinase — translated: MAEGRTVEVTVPATSANLGPGFDTLGLALSVYDTLQVTELPAGRVEIEVSGSGAAEIPTDASNLIVRTIAHVYADAGRPVPGVRIVAVNGVPHGRGLGSSGAAVAAGVLAAKGLLEGDVEIGDEDLLRLATELEGHPDNVAPALFGGLTIAWTGERGPQHKKLLVHRGVSPLVLVPAYTMSTSQARSLQPPQVSTADAVFNVSRSALLIAALTQSPELLLDATADRLHQDYRAEAMPETQRLVQALRAAGFAAVVSGAGPSVLVLADGPGSRQDAVELAAEVTDTPWEALLLAVDVRGGTVGDRAEGFHEAS